A window of Paenibacillus antri contains these coding sequences:
- a CDS encoding SRPBCC domain-containing protein: MTNAVTTSVAEKEFTLVRTFEAPRELVFEAFTNPEHLSRWWAPYPYTIPTCRIDLRPGGIWHYAMRSPEGEEHWSRAVYHEIVRPERVVYAATFADEHANPVGGIPEHIGTLLFDEYDGRTTLTVRIQTATPVDAKTLLEMGMAEGLMMGLNQLEAVLARLRG; the protein is encoded by the coding sequence ATGACGAATGCCGTAACGACGAGCGTTGCCGAGAAGGAGTTTACCCTCGTCCGCACGTTCGAAGCGCCCCGCGAGCTCGTATTCGAAGCGTTCACGAACCCTGAGCACTTGTCCCGTTGGTGGGCGCCTTATCCGTACACGATTCCGACCTGCCGCATCGATCTAAGACCCGGCGGCATATGGCATTACGCCATGCGCTCGCCCGAAGGCGAGGAGCATTGGAGCCGCGCCGTGTATCACGAGATCGTGCGTCCCGAGCGCGTCGTCTACGCCGCAACCTTCGCGGACGAGCACGCGAATCCGGTCGGCGGCATCCCGGAGCATATCGGCACGCTCCTCTTCGACGAATACGACGGCCGGACGACGCTGACGGTACGCATCCAGACGGCGACGCCGGTCGACGCGAAGACGCTGCTCGAGATGGGGATGGCCGAAGGCTTGATGATGGGGCTGAATCAGTTGGAAGCCGTACTGGCGAGACTGCGAGGCTAG
- a CDS encoding DeoR/GlpR family DNA-binding transcription regulator, which translates to MLAHERHAEILRVLHELQSVKTTELIRRFDVSFETIRRDLEFLEKEGALARVHGGATLPAAEYRQELPFTVRERKRVPEKQELAAKAAELVAEGQSLFLDVSTTNTEFAKALKQRFERLTLITNSFPIASLVMDKPGFTILFIGGVVRNEEMCVVGGFAEAFVEQFHADAFFMSASGISLTDGVTDYGVGEIQLKKRMMARSKKVIVVADSSKFDAVSLTSVCGLDEIHGIVTDSKLPPETADKYRSVGLEIYA; encoded by the coding sequence ATGCTTGCGCACGAAAGACATGCCGAAATCTTACGCGTCTTGCACGAACTGCAGTCCGTGAAGACGACGGAATTGATCCGAAGATTCGACGTCTCCTTCGAGACGATTCGCAGAGATTTGGAGTTTTTGGAAAAGGAAGGCGCCCTCGCCCGCGTCCACGGCGGCGCGACGCTGCCGGCTGCCGAGTATCGGCAGGAGCTTCCGTTCACGGTGCGGGAGCGAAAGCGCGTCCCGGAAAAACAGGAGCTCGCGGCGAAGGCGGCGGAGCTCGTCGCGGAAGGGCAGTCGCTGTTCCTCGACGTCAGCACGACGAACACCGAGTTCGCGAAGGCGCTGAAGCAGCGTTTCGAGCGGCTGACGCTTATTACGAATTCGTTCCCGATCGCTTCGCTCGTCATGGATAAACCCGGGTTTACGATTTTGTTCATCGGGGGCGTCGTCCGGAACGAGGAGATGTGCGTCGTCGGCGGCTTCGCGGAGGCGTTCGTGGAGCAATTCCACGCGGACGCGTTCTTCATGAGCGCCAGCGGCATCTCCTTGACCGACGGCGTCACCGATTACGGCGTCGGGGAAATTCAATTGAAGAAACGCATGATGGCGCGCTCCAAGAAGGTTATCGTGGTGGCCGACAGCAGCAAGTTCGACGCCGTGTCGCTAACGTCGGTGTGCGGACTAGACGAGATTCACGGCATCGTCACCGATTCGAAGCTGCCGCCGGAGACGGCGGACAAGTACCGATCCGTAGGCTTAGAGATCTACGCGTAA
- a CDS encoding ABC transporter ATP-binding protein, which yields MQTEGLHIGYGSVPIVEDLNLLLPDGRLTALVGANGSGKSTILKAMSRILKPSAGRVLLDGKTIERHSTRDVARQLAILPQQPVAPEGLTVEELVSFGRFPHQRGLGTMNAEDKKAIRRALAVTGMESFADRSVDQLSGGQRQRAWIAMAIAQETELLFLDEPTTFLDMAHQLEVLQLLRRLNREEGRTIVMVVHDLNHASLYADHVVAIQRGRIVAQGAPADVITQSMLREVFGVDAEIVVDPRSGMPVCLPFALAKESYAEARPEPAPAPARVMAGAGA from the coding sequence ATGCAGACGGAAGGGTTACATATCGGATACGGCAGCGTGCCGATCGTCGAGGATTTGAACTTGCTGCTGCCGGACGGCCGGCTGACCGCGTTGGTCGGGGCGAACGGCAGCGGGAAGTCTACGATTCTGAAGGCGATGTCGCGCATTCTGAAGCCCTCTGCGGGTCGGGTGCTGCTCGACGGCAAGACGATCGAACGACATTCGACCCGGGACGTGGCGAGGCAGTTGGCCATCTTGCCGCAGCAGCCGGTCGCTCCGGAGGGGCTGACGGTCGAAGAGCTCGTCTCGTTCGGCCGCTTCCCGCATCAGCGCGGGCTCGGCACGATGAACGCCGAGGACAAGAAGGCGATTCGGCGAGCGCTGGCGGTAACGGGCATGGAGTCGTTCGCGGACCGCTCCGTCGACCAGCTGTCCGGAGGGCAACGGCAGCGGGCGTGGATCGCTATGGCGATCGCGCAGGAGACCGAGCTGCTGTTCCTGGACGAACCGACGACGTTCCTGGACATGGCGCATCAGTTGGAGGTGCTGCAGCTGCTGCGGCGGCTGAACCGCGAGGAAGGGCGGACGATCGTCATGGTCGTGCACGACCTGAACCATGCGTCGCTGTACGCCGATCACGTTGTCGCCATTCAGCGCGGCCGGATCGTCGCGCAAGGCGCCCCGGCGGACGTCATTACGCAGTCGATGCTTCGCGAGGTGTTCGGCGTCGACGCGGAGATCGTCGTCGATCCGAGATCGGGCATGCCGGTATGTCTGCCGTTCGCGCTGGCGAAGGAATCGTACGCGGAGGCGCGGCCGGAGCCGGCGCCGGCTCCGGCGCGCGTTATGGCGGGCGCGGGAGCGTAA
- a CDS encoding ABC transporter substrate-binding protein, with translation MKSYSKALALMLIFVIALAGCGGGNAATEGGDATTGTGEAAAETPAAEETPAAEPAAEEPAAVALKDSKGEVVLPKPATKVVTLEWTYAEDLIAVGVQPVGNADNENYKRNVSDQAALGADVADVGTRQEPNLEAIAALQPDLIVGVAFRHEKILDQLNAIAPTLLFNPYPDEASGVDQYGEMEETFRTIAAAVGKAEEADKALADLAKHYDEAKAKLEQAGKSGAEIVLTQAYSNQNAADLRLFTSNSLAIKTLEKIGLKNAWSSDKFEAYGFSTASVEALPAVQQANFLYIVQDDDDVFATKLKDNPVWTGLQFVKEERAYPLGGSTWPFGGPVSAKVFVDRTVDVLTK, from the coding sequence ATGAAATCGTACTCGAAAGCATTGGCATTGATGTTGATTTTCGTTATTGCGCTGGCGGGCTGCGGCGGCGGCAACGCGGCGACGGAAGGCGGGGACGCGACGACGGGGACGGGCGAAGCCGCGGCGGAGACGCCCGCAGCGGAGGAAACGCCTGCCGCGGAACCGGCTGCGGAAGAGCCGGCGGCCGTCGCGCTTAAGGATTCGAAGGGCGAAGTCGTGCTTCCGAAGCCGGCGACGAAGGTCGTTACGCTCGAATGGACGTACGCCGAAGATTTGATCGCGGTCGGCGTGCAGCCGGTCGGCAACGCGGATAACGAAAATTATAAGCGGAACGTGAGCGACCAAGCGGCGCTCGGCGCCGACGTCGCGGACGTAGGCACGCGTCAAGAGCCGAACCTCGAAGCGATCGCGGCGCTCCAGCCGGACTTGATCGTCGGCGTCGCGTTCCGGCACGAGAAAATTCTCGATCAGCTGAACGCGATCGCGCCGACGCTCTTGTTCAATCCGTATCCGGACGAAGCGAGCGGCGTAGACCAGTACGGCGAGATGGAGGAGACGTTCCGCACGATCGCCGCGGCGGTCGGCAAGGCCGAGGAAGCGGATAAGGCGCTCGCGGACTTGGCGAAGCACTACGACGAAGCCAAAGCGAAGCTGGAGCAAGCGGGCAAGAGCGGCGCGGAGATCGTGCTGACGCAGGCGTACAGCAATCAGAACGCCGCGGATCTGCGGCTGTTCACGAGCAACAGCTTAGCGATCAAGACGCTCGAGAAGATCGGACTGAAGAACGCGTGGTCCTCCGACAAGTTCGAGGCGTACGGCTTCTCGACCGCGTCCGTCGAAGCGCTGCCGGCGGTGCAGCAGGCGAACTTCCTCTACATCGTGCAGGATGACGACGACGTGTTCGCGACGAAGCTGAAAGACAATCCGGTGTGGACCGGTCTGCAATTCGTGAAGGAAGAGCGCGCCTACCCGCTCGGCGGCTCGACGTGGCCGTTCGGCGGGCCCGTCTCGGCGAAAGTGTTCGTGGATCGTACCGTCGACGTCTTAACGAAATGA
- a CDS encoding iron ABC transporter permease: MIAARKEPVSEAGAAARRLLLAYVGGAVALAALLLVSLAVGEARLSARTVFEALTARDAGVLEHTIVWGVRMPRAVIGIVAGAGLAVAGALLQTVTRNPLASASTLGINAGAFFVVVAGTVFFPAALKSQPLLFAAAGGAGAALLAFAMAGGRSAPPIRMTLSGMIVSMVLASFTGAIQLFYENATQSLFMWGSGSLVQLDWSGVAHAWPWVAGGLTAALLLSRQFDVLALDEESARSLGQRSGTVRLAGAGLAVLLAAAVVSVVGPIGFVGLVAPHLVRLMGMHAHRALLPAAALWGAALVTGADIVARAFRSTLGELPAGAVTAAVGAPWLIYLVLKRLKAEGGGASASMSVGFRRRRAPFGALVLAFGALLLAGAVASLAFGGTRLPLGDVIAAVFGQGGGASSFAVLQLRLPRTLVAAAAGMALALSGLLMQTAVRNPLADASVIGVTQGAAVGALLLIVVYPEASAQLLPFAAMAGAAAAAAAIFGLAWRRSLRPTVVILLGVAMSAVCSAIVQVLVIQSKLGASAALVWLSGSTYARTWSSLWQIGVCVAIALAVVWWMGRRLDLLAFQDDSATGLGLPVRNVRLAAAGLAVAVSGVAVANVGTIGFLGLIAPHAVRLLVGQHSRQSAVLSALLGGLLLVAADTLGRTMLAPKEIPSGLVVSLLGTPYFLYLMYRSRADRRG; this comes from the coding sequence ATGATCGCGGCGCGTAAGGAGCCGGTATCCGAGGCCGGCGCGGCCGCGCGGCGCCTCCTGCTCGCGTACGTCGGCGGCGCCGTCGCGCTGGCCGCGCTCCTGCTCGTAAGCCTTGCCGTCGGCGAAGCCCGATTGTCTGCGCGGACCGTGTTCGAAGCGCTGACGGCGCGCGACGCGGGCGTCCTCGAGCACACGATCGTTTGGGGCGTCCGGATGCCGCGCGCCGTCATCGGCATCGTCGCGGGGGCGGGCCTCGCCGTCGCCGGGGCGCTGCTCCAGACGGTGACCCGCAATCCGCTCGCGTCCGCTTCCACGCTCGGCATTAACGCCGGCGCGTTCTTCGTGGTCGTCGCCGGCACCGTCTTCTTCCCGGCGGCGCTGAAGTCGCAGCCGCTGCTCTTCGCGGCGGCGGGCGGCGCGGGCGCGGCGCTGCTCGCGTTCGCGATGGCCGGCGGCCGGTCGGCGCCGCCGATTCGGATGACGCTCTCCGGCATGATCGTCTCGATGGTGCTCGCCTCGTTCACCGGGGCGATTCAGCTGTTTTACGAGAACGCGACGCAAAGCTTGTTCATGTGGGGCTCCGGCTCGCTCGTGCAGCTCGATTGGAGCGGCGTGGCGCATGCCTGGCCCTGGGTTGCCGGGGGATTGACGGCGGCGCTGCTCTTATCGCGCCAATTCGACGTGCTGGCGCTCGACGAGGAATCCGCCCGCAGCTTGGGCCAGCGCTCCGGCACGGTGCGACTTGCAGGCGCCGGACTGGCGGTGCTGTTGGCGGCGGCCGTCGTCAGCGTCGTCGGGCCGATCGGCTTCGTCGGCCTCGTCGCCCCCCATCTCGTCCGGCTGATGGGCATGCACGCCCACCGGGCGCTGCTGCCCGCCGCCGCGCTGTGGGGCGCCGCGCTCGTGACGGGCGCGGACATCGTCGCGCGCGCGTTCCGCAGCACGCTGGGCGAGCTCCCGGCCGGCGCGGTCACCGCGGCCGTCGGCGCCCCGTGGCTCATCTATCTCGTGCTGAAGCGCCTGAAGGCCGAGGGCGGCGGCGCATCGGCTTCGATGAGCGTCGGCTTCCGTCGCCGCCGGGCGCCGTTCGGCGCGCTCGTGCTGGCGTTCGGGGCGCTTCTGCTCGCCGGGGCGGTCGCCAGCCTCGCCTTCGGCGGCACGCGCCTTCCGCTCGGCGACGTCATCGCCGCCGTCTTCGGGCAAGGCGGAGGCGCATCGAGCTTCGCCGTGCTGCAGCTGCGGCTGCCGCGCACGCTGGTCGCCGCCGCCGCGGGCATGGCGCTCGCGCTGAGCGGTCTGCTCATGCAGACCGCCGTGCGCAACCCGCTCGCGGACGCCTCGGTCATCGGCGTCACGCAAGGCGCCGCCGTCGGCGCGCTGCTCTTGATCGTCGTCTACCCGGAGGCGAGCGCGCAGCTGCTGCCGTTCGCGGCGATGGCGGGCGCGGCCGCCGCGGCGGCGGCGATCTTCGGCTTGGCGTGGCGGCGCTCGCTCCGTCCGACGGTAGTCATTCTGCTCGGCGTCGCCATGTCCGCCGTATGCAGCGCGATCGTACAGGTGCTCGTCATTCAGTCGAAGCTCGGCGCCAGCGCCGCGCTCGTCTGGCTGTCCGGCAGCACCTACGCGCGTACGTGGAGCTCGCTGTGGCAGATCGGCGTCTGCGTCGCGATCGCGCTGGCGGTCGTATGGTGGATGGGGCGGAGACTCGACCTGCTCGCCTTCCAGGACGACAGCGCGACGGGGCTCGGCTTGCCGGTCCGCAACGTGCGCCTCGCCGCCGCCGGCCTCGCCGTCGCCGTCTCGGGCGTCGCCGTCGCGAACGTCGGCACAATCGGGTTTCTCGGCTTGATCGCGCCGCATGCGGTCCGCCTGCTGGTCGGGCAGCATTCGCGTCAATCCGCCGTCCTGTCGGCGCTGCTCGGCGGATTGCTGCTCGTCGCCGCCGATACGCTCGGGCGGACGATGCTCGCGCCGAAGGAGATTCCGTCCGGTCTCGTCGTCTCCTTGCTCGGCACGCCTTACTTTTTGTATCTCATGTATCGCAGCCGGGCGGACCGGCGAGGGTAG
- a CDS encoding lipoate--protein ligase, with protein sequence MLFLSNEGIHDPAMNLALEEYALRNLPLEDSILLFYVNEPSIIIGKNQNTIEEIDREYVEANGIHVVRRLSGGGAVYHDLGNLNFSFITKDEGDSFRNFAKFTKPVTDALRRLGVDAELSGRNDILVGERKISGNAQFATKGRMYSHGTLLFDSDMERVASALRVKPMKFESKSTKSVRSRVANISEFLPEPMTMEQFRGALLREIFGTEPERVPTVNMTADDWEAVRKLADARYRSWDWNYGRSPKSNVQHAHKFPSGIVDIRLFVEEGRISSCAIYGDFFGTGDVGEAEAALTEAKYEESSLRQALEGVDVEKLLGGVSREEFIDLLLLKI encoded by the coding sequence ATGTTATTTTTATCGAACGAGGGAATCCACGACCCGGCGATGAACCTCGCCCTCGAAGAATACGCCTTGCGAAACCTCCCGCTGGAGGACAGCATATTGTTGTTTTACGTGAACGAGCCCTCGATCATTATCGGGAAAAACCAAAATACGATCGAGGAAATCGATCGCGAATACGTCGAAGCGAACGGCATTCACGTCGTCCGGCGGCTGTCGGGGGGCGGCGCGGTATACCACGATCTCGGCAACCTGAATTTCAGCTTCATTACGAAGGACGAAGGCGACTCGTTCCGCAACTTCGCGAAATTCACGAAGCCCGTTACGGACGCGCTGCGGCGGTTGGGCGTCGACGCCGAGCTGAGCGGCCGCAACGATATTCTGGTCGGGGAGCGGAAGATTTCCGGCAACGCGCAATTCGCCACGAAGGGCCGTATGTACAGCCATGGCACGCTGCTGTTCGATTCCGACATGGAGCGGGTCGCCTCCGCGCTGCGCGTAAAGCCGATGAAATTCGAGTCGAAGAGCACGAAGTCGGTGCGCTCCCGCGTCGCCAACATCAGCGAGTTTCTGCCCGAGCCGATGACGATGGAACAGTTCCGCGGCGCGCTGCTGCGGGAAATTTTCGGAACCGAGCCCGAGCGGGTCCCGACCGTGAACATGACCGCGGACGATTGGGAGGCGGTGCGGAAGCTCGCCGACGCACGATATCGGAGCTGGGATTGGAATTACGGACGATCGCCGAAGTCGAACGTACAGCATGCGCATAAGTTTCCGTCGGGCATCGTCGATATCCGGCTGTTCGTCGAGGAGGGGCGCATCTCGTCCTGCGCGATCTACGGCGACTTCTTCGGAACGGGGGACGTCGGCGAGGCGGAAGCGGCGCTGACCGAGGCGAAATACGAGGAATCGTCGCTGCGGCAAGCGCTCGAGGGCGTCGACGTCGAGAAGCTGTTGGGCGGCGTCTCGCGAGAGGAATTCATCGACCTGCTGCTCTTGAAAATATAA
- a CDS encoding CBO0543 family protein, translating into MIILSNAALLTAALVTGAAKRWRQYYNTILFVSLSNLLYNFLCHDRLTWMFQPESLLSHKVADLMNTFILLPCTAILYLHHFPSEGTIARKSAYYALWVAGFSALEWIWQWRGIIVYDHAWTYYWSVGFYVVMFAMLRLHHTHTERALLYSALVVMFLVARFEVPLAP; encoded by the coding sequence ATGATCATTCTATCGAATGCTGCGTTGCTCACCGCCGCCCTCGTCACCGGGGCCGCGAAGCGATGGCGACAATACTATAACACCATCCTGTTCGTATCGCTCAGCAACCTCTTGTATAACTTCCTTTGTCATGATCGTTTGACGTGGATGTTCCAACCCGAATCGTTGTTATCGCATAAGGTGGCGGACCTCATGAACACGTTCATTCTGCTTCCTTGCACTGCAATCTTATACTTACATCATTTCCCCTCCGAGGGGACGATCGCGAGGAAGTCGGCGTACTACGCTTTATGGGTCGCCGGCTTCTCCGCGCTGGAGTGGATATGGCAATGGAGAGGGATTATCGTATACGATCATGCATGGACCTATTATTGGTCCGTCGGATTTTACGTGGTCATGTTCGCCATGCTTCGCCTGCACCACACGCATACGGAGAGAGCATTGTTGTACTCGGCGCTCGTCGTAATGTTCTTGGTCGCGAGGTTCGAGGTTCCGTTAGCCCCCTGA
- a CDS encoding LysM peptidoglycan-binding domain-containing protein: MPISPGTHVLYTVRAGDTLYSIANGFGTNVPSLIQINSWYPPVIEPDRLYPGQALLVRLPGMSEQSAVQYQAIEGDTLFRIAERFGVGVEMLAALNGLERPDILRVAQLIYIPAFVYEVEAGDTLYGIARRFGRSLNELIRANRNRPGFSPDVLFPGFRFVVPLPASTNIAVFQPLPGGRVAPGERLTGVARAFEAGALYRIVDAAGGVVAQERALTASEGAPAFGRFDAAIAFDRRPSTSAGTLLVYTRSANDGSVQDLVEVPIAF, from the coding sequence ATGCCCATCTCTCCGGGCACGCATGTGCTGTATACCGTTCGCGCGGGCGATACGTTGTACTCGATCGCGAACGGCTTCGGAACGAACGTGCCGTCGTTGATTCAAATCAATAGTTGGTATCCTCCGGTGATCGAACCCGATCGCCTCTACCCCGGCCAAGCGCTTCTCGTTCGTCTGCCCGGCATGTCCGAGCAGAGCGCGGTCCAATATCAAGCGATCGAGGGCGACACCTTGTTCCGCATCGCCGAGAGGTTCGGCGTCGGGGTCGAGATGCTGGCCGCGCTGAACGGGTTGGAGCGGCCGGACATTCTCCGCGTCGCGCAGCTGATATACATCCCCGCCTTCGTCTACGAGGTCGAGGCGGGCGATACGCTGTACGGCATCGCCCGCCGATTCGGCCGGTCGCTGAACGAGCTGATCCGGGCGAACCGGAACCGCCCCGGATTTTCGCCGGACGTTCTGTTTCCCGGCTTCCGCTTCGTCGTACCGCTCCCGGCGTCGACGAATATCGCCGTGTTCCAGCCGCTTCCGGGCGGCCGCGTCGCCCCCGGAGAGCGGCTGACGGGCGTCGCCCGCGCATTCGAGGCCGGCGCGCTCTATCGCATCGTCGACGCGGCGGGCGGCGTCGTCGCGCAGGAACGCGCCTTGACGGCGTCGGAGGGGGCGCCGGCGTTCGGCCGCTTCGATGCCGCGATCGCGTTCGATCGGCGCCCGTCGACGAGCGCGGGCACGCTCCTAGTTTATACGCGCAGCGCCAACGACGGAAGCGTGCAGGACTTGGTCGAGGTGCCGATCGCGTTCTAA